DNA from Musa acuminata AAA Group cultivar baxijiao chromosome BXJ1-5, Cavendish_Baxijiao_AAA, whole genome shotgun sequence:
CTTTATATAGATGACACCTTGGGAGCTCGATGCTTTCATCTCGGAGATACCTTGGACAACCTTATGCATATGGGTCTGGATCATGTCGGGCTGACCAAGATGACAACGACTTGTTCCTGTAATATTTTGGTATTAGAAAGAGGGCCCGATATCATAAGAATACTTGCTAGTCGACCCTCTTAATGAACTCTCGAGTGAATAGGCTTTGCACTCGACTCACCATACTTTCACCTAAGGGGAGCAGCAACCACCCTTTCCGCATATAGGCATATCCACCTCAACGCAAATGTCAATGTAATATTAGTGTATGTTTAACAACCCGAGTCTCTCACCCTTAGGGATGACCCAAGTCATCTACTCATTCTTATCGAGGTGCTCTTAAATCTCATTTAGCAAGTGCATATGTTAGTAGATATGATACAAGCTGCTGCTTTACTTTTGCCCCAATTAACCTAGCAAACGATGCCACTAGCTTAGCCACTAGCCCTCGTTAAGGTTCCTCGACCTAGCATGGTGCTGACATCCCAAGAGTACCTTAGACCTGTCAAACTGCTAGTCGAGGAGGTACTTAGGTCCCCAACCATGGAATTTAGCGGACTGCACCACCACCATATCCTACCTGAATCCAAGGCTCAATTAGTGGAGTAGATGGAGGATTTTCTATAAATCCAACTACAATAGATGGACTGACGTTTGGAGGAGATACAATGAGAGTTCTAACAATGAAAAATGGAAGCACTGGTCGACCCCACCTCAAGTCGATCGTCGTTCACCCAAAAAATCTAAGAGGAACCAAATCGAACTTCCACCTCTCATCCTTGGAGACATTCAATGACAACCGACCCGCTGGAGCATACTACAACTTTTCATACCCAAATGTTATTGTATGGTTCAAACACTTTGATGTATTGTACCTTCTCAACCACGTTAAGAGGCCCAACATAAGAATGGTATGCTTGCCTGAAACTAATTTCCTTTAGTATTTTGTGTAGCTCACGAAGGAGTTCAAACTCAACTTACTTGGGAATGTACACTACGACCATCAGAGGCAAAATTCGAGGCATGTTATATTCTCATCCATTAATTATAATATAGGCCTTCATAATGGGGTTAAAGCCCTCTTAACACTTCTAATCGTTATAGAGAAACCGTTGGTAACTATATCATAGACACTTTAAATGGTCAATTAATATATCGTCATCGAGGCAATGATCTCGAGCAAGCATAAGGAGTCACGCAATAGGCCGAAATAAGAGTGGCCATAAGTTTAAAGAGTTGATACGAGTGATACGAGTTGAAAGAGGGGCAAGGAAAaagtttaaaaaccctttcctaTGGTTCAAATGGTCAACTTGACCATTTAAAAGAGGGTAATCTCATCCCTTAGATCGGTAATGATTGAAATTCGACCATTATAGGTTGATAATAGTTATATTTCAATAATTATCATCTGATAAAGGACGGTCCATGTATTGATCCCCTGATACATACCATTCGTATCGACTAACTTCGAGGATTCTCTCCTTCCATTTTTCCCTACTCCCAATAATGTTTGAATATGTTGATTGCTTTTCTCCTGACTCTGATTTCGTACGAATTACCTAAATAATCATATCTTATAACGTTGTTGCATTTAGttctttatatgatttttttgtctttggttttctTTTTACTCGTGTCTAGTGCCCTACAAGTTGTTTTATCTTGAACAAACACATCATGCGATgtgtaaaagaaatattttacttATATTAAGTGACATGATGTAATTAGATATTGCATGTATTTATGTTATTAGTTTTAGTACAAGTGATCGTTTTCTTACAAAGGGTCGAGTAGGTTCTACTCGGGCTTGGCTAGCTCAAGCCACAAGAAACGTGCACGACCTTCAACCTTGCACTTCGAAGCTCTCGACCTTCCAATACGTGTGTGGTCAAAATATAATCTTAGGCTACTGTTTATGTTCTTCCGAAACCTTTACTATCAAATAATTTTATAGTTTGACTTTGTTTAAATTTCACATGCCGACGACAACTCTCAGTTAAAGTTCAATCCTATCAAACTTGCATGAGAAAGAAGTTACCTCtagtctttttataaattttctagTATTCTCTCGAGCTTTTATGTCAAGATTCTCTAATTAAACTAATAAAGACGGCCCCAAATCTGATTTCCTTACTATCAGCCACCATTTCAACGCGACAAACAGATCTTTACCCAAAAATGTTAACTGTATGCCTGATTTATGAGCAGATAAAGGCGAAAACCTAATCAATGCAACTATTGCAGTTACCTGTTGCTATCATCTCAAACACTTCCAAAATTACCGGTAAAATAATAGACGGATCAACTTGCATGGGGAGGTTATGTTAACCATTAAAATATTAGGCAGAACAACTTGTTTAGGAGTCCAAAGCAATTTCTGCTCAATATTGTGTCCGGAGAAACAGAAGAAAGAATAACAGCTTACAGTGAGCACCACACAGCTGAAGGCTTTATGATCCCAAGAGAGAGAGGTAGATGGCTCAACCGACATCCGGTATTCCAAAGCCAAAGTTGGCACCAAATCTCAACGCTCCGTTGCTCCGGAGACCTGGTTAAGATAAGGAGCAAAGTGACTGAGCCAAGCATGTAACTTCACAAGCAAGCACCCAAGGAAAATGGACCGGTTTAGTTGATGGACCTGCTTTGAACTCGAAAATTTCTCAGTAGTTGGTAAGTGGTGATCCACAGTAGTGCACATCCGAGATGTCAGAGAGCCTCTGCCGTGGGGACAGCGTCGAATGGGCCGCCGCATCAAACTCAAGGGTGGAGATATCCTTTCTCTTCTGCACTTCTTGCTTTGGTTTTTCTTCTGACGTCTCAAGGATAGGGCTGAGTGGCGGTGGTTCGATCCGTTGCTGTGCTATCATGGCTTGTGCTTCTGCCACGACAGATGAGCTATCATCTGCAGCATACAGTATCTTCTGAATTGCACAAACAATCTGCATTCCAACGTGGTATTACTATATTTCTTCTTTCATCTAATCTGTCCTCGTCAAATAGCCTATTTCAATGCTGACAGGAGAAGTACACTTACAGGCAAGTGCTCTAGCTCAGGGTTCTGGCATAAAATTTCAATGTCCCTCAATTTACCAAAGTAGAAGTCCCTTTCCTTCTCAAGGCTATCCACAAAAAGCTTCAGCTCAGTGATCTGCATTTTGTGTAGTGTTTAGGCCTTGGACATTTATATATTCTGGGGGAAAACAATGTTGAATTGTTTATCTAATAACTAACCTGTTCATCATAAGCATGAGCAACAGAACTAGTGGCAGGTTTTATGGTCCTATGGGATCCATTTGCAACATGCCCATCATTCTTTTTTGTAGCATGTGAGGCTTGAGTTTTAATGGCAGCAGATGAAGATCTGACGGATGATTGAGAAGACGACGATGACCTCTTGTTTGCTTCTTTTCCACCTCTGCAAGCATCCCTTCTCTCTAAAGCATTATAGCTGTAAAACAAAATAAGATAAGAGGGTCATCATGTGCATGATTCAAGCCTTTGATTGTTGCTCGTGAGTAGCTGCATCTTAAACATTaagcttttgatttttttttggcaCGACAGTAGCTGGATTTTAAACATAAATTTTGTTTGGATGTTTAGCGTTGAAGTGTTATACAGTAGTAAATAAGCAGGAAAAAAGATTTTAGAAATTACTTGATCAGAACACCACCATTGACAGAATCACAGTATCTCTTCATCCACTGCATAAACTCCAAATTGTCCAGGGGCCTTCCTTTTACAAGCTTGTTTACTTCAATGTGCTGACAAGTCAAGACGGTAAAAGGACATATTCAATTGCAAGTTATTAGAAAGAAAATGGCATGATGACAAGAGAGACCCTTTCATCAATACAAAGCTGACCTATCCCAACATTCAATAGAACTTTTTGTTTAATAGCAGTCCCGACAACCTATATAAGATCATACAGAATTACTCATCTAACTcatttaacacacacacacacacattgatTTAATAATAATGTCCTGGTTTGACTCGATAGTGATCATGATTTCTCTTAGGGAAGAACCAACATTTGCAATAATAGCAATCGTACAAAGAGCATTTATCAGATCTTTGAACCAACAACAAATTGGTCCACATGCTCCCATTTAATGTTTGTACTCAAAATAAAATCCAGTATTACATTGTGCGAACTCATTACAAAATGGCTCTGTACACTCATCAGTAACGAAGTTTCATAAGTTCTCTACAAAGTGCTGTATGTGAAAGAAAAGGTCATATCTAGCAACCTATTTCAGTGAACGTCTATAGAATATAAAGATCGGTTTTCATTGATTTACTAAATTGAACAGCAGAAGATCTGAAAAGTCTTGCTTTGAGAAAAAGCCACCGAAACCAATCATGACTTAAGGAAACATACAGGCAACATGGAAGTATCAACCGAAAGAATTGGACTATAACCATCCTGTCATTCGTTTCCCATATAATGCATAATTAACTATAACATATCCCATATATTTCCGTTAGAGAACCACCAAATATCACAAGCACCGACAGATTAAAAGACCACGAAGACCCACATAGCAGAGAgtgagagagcgagcgagcgagagagagagagagaggcaaacaTACTAACCACAATCACAAAATACTGTGACATATATATAAGTAATCGCTTGTGGCagaaaaatatatcattaacaaACAGTAGCAACAAGAACAATCTGTAACATCCCAAGgtagtaaataaataaaaggacAAAACGTCTAATCCCTATGTTGCACAATTTATTCAAAATCAATCaaccaaaaaggagaaagaaaacaaaaaaaagaaagtaaaataCAGAAGAGAGAAGAATGGAAGACCTTGGTTATCTTGAGCTTATTAAAGACATCCTGAAGGACCTTATAGTTCTGGATCATCTCGTACTCATTCTTGGCATCAAAGTTCACCTTGTGCATCGGTACGATCCCCGGGTGCGCAGCGTCCATCAGCTGGCAGTGCACGGCCCCGGAACAGGCCTGGAAACCCCACGATCGCCACCGATCCCCGACCCAAACTATGTCATCAAGACACGCACTGCGATCGATCCATGCGAACAACAAAGGTTAGTAGATAACATACCTCCTCGACCTTGGAGAGATTGAGTTGGAGAGTGGAGTTGATCCACGCGAGAATCTCGTTCCGGCCCACGAAGTATGCCGAGTCCATCATCCCGATGTTGGTCGCCATCGCTCCTTCGATCGAGGTTTCGTTTCTTGAACTAATGATCGGGGTGTGGAAGgaaaagaggagaagggaagggagAAGAGCTCAACTTCGGTCGATAGATTTCTTGTTTTAGGGCTTCGTTTATTGAGCTAATAAATGGG
Protein-coding regions in this window:
- the LOC135673603 gene encoding microtubule-associated protein RP/EB family member 1C-like; translation: MATNIGMMDSAYFVGRNEILAWINSTLQLNLSKVEEACSGAVHCQLMDAAHPGIVPMHKVNFDAKNEYEMIQNYKVLQDVFNKLKITKHIEVNKLVKGRPLDNLEFMQWMKRYCDSVNGGVLINYNALERRDACRGGKEANKRSSSSSQSSVRSSSAAIKTQASHATKKNDGHVANGSHRTIKPATSSVAHAYDEQITELKLFVDSLEKERDFYFGKLRDIEILCQNPELEHLPIVCAIQKILYAADDSSSVVAEAQAMIAQQRIEPPPLSPILETSEEKPKQEVQKRKDISTLEFDAAAHSTLSPRQRLSDISDVHYCGSPLTNY